A DNA window from Amycolatopsis sp. DSM 110486 contains the following coding sequences:
- a CDS encoding SDR family NAD(P)-dependent oxidoreductase has translation MKITELFDLTGRTALVTGASRGIGAAVSRVLSEAGARVVLVGRFAETLAAVARELPGDADVVAADLACPEAPAEILAAAGSVDVLVNNAGSGTGAGFADRLRLADVDEAWAVYLRAPIVLSGLAAAGMAARGSGSVVTLSSGAAHQGLPGLSVYSGLRAGAEAATRALAAEWGSRGVRFNAVSPGAVRTTLGAWIVDDDSARAKYLETVPLGRVGEPDDVAAAVLFFASPASSYITGQTLTVDGGWVTTAPSPVG, from the coding sequence ATGAAGATCACCGAACTGTTCGACCTGACCGGCAGGACCGCCCTCGTCACCGGAGCGAGCCGCGGGATCGGCGCCGCCGTGAGCCGGGTGCTGTCGGAGGCGGGCGCGCGGGTGGTGCTGGTCGGCCGGTTCGCGGAGACCCTGGCCGCGGTGGCGCGCGAGCTCCCGGGTGACGCCGACGTGGTCGCCGCCGACCTGGCGTGCCCGGAGGCCCCAGCCGAGATCCTCGCCGCGGCGGGCTCGGTCGACGTCCTCGTCAACAACGCAGGCAGCGGCACAGGCGCGGGCTTTGCCGACCGGCTACGGCTCGCCGACGTCGACGAGGCTTGGGCGGTGTACCTGCGCGCCCCGATCGTGCTGTCCGGCCTCGCCGCCGCGGGCATGGCCGCGCGCGGCAGTGGCAGTGTCGTCACCTTGTCGTCGGGCGCCGCCCACCAGGGCCTGCCCGGCTTGTCCGTCTACAGTGGACTCCGCGCCGGCGCCGAAGCCGCCACCCGCGCGCTGGCCGCCGAGTGGGGCTCCCGCGGCGTCCGCTTCAACGCCGTCAGCCCCGGCGCCGTCCGCACCACACTCGGCGCCTGGATCGTCGACGACGACTCGGCCCGGGCCAAGTACCTGGAGACGGTGCCGCTGGGCCGGGTCGGCGAGCCGGACGATGTCGCTGCCGCCGTGTTGTTCTTCGCTTCCCCAGCGTCGTCGTACATCACTGGCCAGACCCTCACCGTCGACGGCGGCTGGGTCACGACGGCGCCGTCGCCGGTGGGCTGA
- a CDS encoding AraC family transcriptional regulator, translated as MDPVEDVLTAMRIEQSRYVRIEAGAPWGIAFHSPETTRLVLIASGSCVLTGDAVGEPRRLAAGDCFVVRAGARFTLEDEPGRDLVECESLFTDPERTVAMHGGSGERTDIVSGRFSFDATAAAPLFAMLPPLFLLDLRGEAGEQLRATFDLLAREDAAAGLGSRLVTSRLADVLFIQAVRTFCETGGGDLGWLAAQRDPRLAAATRALHADLAHPWTVETLAREAGLSRSAFAAAFRAVVGETPLGYLTSWRLHQAKRLLRETDLSVAQIATRVGYESNAALTRVFSRREGTTPGAWRRR; from the coding sequence ATGGATCCGGTGGAGGACGTGCTCACCGCGATGCGGATCGAGCAGTCGCGGTACGTGCGGATCGAGGCCGGCGCGCCGTGGGGCATCGCCTTCCACTCGCCCGAGACCACCCGCCTCGTGCTGATCGCCTCCGGTTCGTGCGTGCTCACGGGCGACGCCGTGGGCGAACCGCGCCGGCTCGCGGCGGGCGACTGCTTCGTCGTCCGCGCCGGCGCGCGGTTCACGCTCGAGGACGAGCCCGGCCGGGACCTCGTCGAATGCGAATCCCTGTTCACCGACCCGGAACGCACCGTCGCGATGCACGGCGGGAGCGGTGAACGCACCGACATCGTGTCCGGCCGGTTCTCCTTCGACGCCACCGCGGCCGCGCCGCTGTTCGCGATGCTGCCCCCGCTGTTCCTGCTCGACCTGCGCGGCGAGGCCGGGGAGCAGCTGCGCGCGACCTTCGACCTGCTCGCCCGCGAGGACGCCGCCGCGGGCCTCGGCTCCCGGCTCGTGACCAGCCGGCTCGCGGACGTGCTGTTCATCCAGGCCGTCCGCACGTTCTGCGAAACCGGAGGCGGCGACCTCGGCTGGCTCGCCGCCCAGCGCGACCCCCGCCTCGCGGCCGCCACGCGCGCGCTGCACGCCGACCTCGCGCACCCGTGGACGGTCGAAACGCTGGCCCGCGAGGCCGGCCTTTCGCGCTCGGCGTTCGCGGCCGCCTTCCGGGCCGTGGTCGGCGAGACCCCGCTGGGCTACCTCACGTCGTGGCGGCTGCACCAGGCCAAGCGGCTCCTGCGCGAGACCGACCTCAGCGTCGCGCAGATCGCCACTCGGGTGGGTTATGAGTCCAACGCCGCACTCACCCGCGTGTTCAGCCGCCGCGAAGGAACGACGCCCGGGGCGTGGCGGCGCCGGTGA
- the msrA gene encoding peptide-methionine (S)-S-oxide reductase MsrA, protein MTTEKAILAGGCFWGMEELFRHQPGVVSTRVGYSGGDTPNATYRNHGTHAEAIEVLYDPSQTDFRNLLEFFFQVHDPTTKNRQGNDIGLSYRSAIYFTNDEQKKVAEDTIADVEASGLWPGKVVTEVTPAGDFWQAEPEHQNYLQTYPNGYTCHFPRPGWKLPKRA, encoded by the coding sequence ATGACCACGGAAAAGGCGATCCTCGCGGGCGGATGTTTCTGGGGCATGGAGGAGCTGTTCCGCCACCAGCCCGGCGTCGTGTCCACGCGCGTCGGCTACAGCGGCGGCGACACCCCCAACGCCACCTACCGCAACCACGGCACCCACGCCGAGGCCATCGAGGTCCTCTACGACCCCTCCCAGACCGACTTCCGCAACCTGCTCGAGTTCTTCTTCCAGGTCCACGACCCGACCACGAAGAACCGCCAGGGCAACGACATCGGCCTGAGCTACCGCTCCGCGATCTACTTCACCAACGACGAGCAGAAGAAGGTCGCCGAAGACACCATCGCCGACGTCGAGGCCTCCGGCCTCTGGCCCGGCAAGGTCGTCACCGAAGTCACCCCCGCCGGCGACTTCTGGCAGGCCGAACCCGAACACCAGAACTACCTCCAGACCTATCCGAACGGCTACACGTGTCACTTCCCCCGCCCCGGGTGGAAGCTGCCCAAGCGCGCCTGA
- a CDS encoding esterase family protein, which translates to MDDRAAAGGNDPAAASQPARAGRVAGELVTEIFEYDGGRRVTVYVPPDPPEAVVFAGDGQLISQWGGHLEAADVPPTMIVGAHRTAGEDEMVRIREYSPSFDQDRFAAHERFFTGDVRRWVRSRFGVDLPAERTAVCGVSASGEFSLAMGLRHPDVYGAVFSASPGAGYRPPVAMPSPLPRVYLVAGTLEPFFARNATRWADALRDAGADVVLTERVGDHGGPFWAAEFPLMVAWAFGS; encoded by the coding sequence ATGGACGATCGAGCGGCTGCGGGCGGCAACGATCCTGCGGCAGCGTCGCAACCGGCGCGGGCCGGTCGGGTGGCGGGAGAATTGGTCACCGAGATCTTCGAGTACGACGGTGGACGGCGGGTCACCGTGTACGTGCCGCCGGATCCGCCCGAGGCGGTCGTGTTCGCCGGTGACGGTCAGCTGATCTCGCAGTGGGGCGGCCACCTCGAAGCCGCCGACGTGCCGCCCACGATGATCGTCGGCGCCCACCGGACCGCCGGCGAGGACGAGATGGTGCGCATCCGGGAGTACTCGCCGTCGTTCGACCAGGACCGGTTCGCGGCGCACGAGCGGTTCTTCACCGGGGACGTCCGCCGATGGGTGCGGTCGCGCTTCGGCGTCGACTTGCCCGCCGAACGCACGGCGGTGTGCGGTGTGTCGGCGAGCGGAGAGTTCTCGCTGGCGATGGGCCTTCGGCATCCGGATGTCTACGGTGCGGTCTTTTCCGCGTCGCCGGGCGCCGGCTACCGCCCGCCTGTCGCGATGCCGAGCCCGCTACCGCGCGTCTACCTGGTCGCCGGCACGCTGGAGCCGTTCTTCGCGAGGAACGCGACGCGGTGGGCGGACGCGCTGCGCGATGCCGGCGCGGACGTCGTGCTGACGGAACGGGTCGGCGATCACGGCGGCCCGTTCTGGGCCGCGGAGTTCCCGCTGATGGTGGCCTGGGCCTTCGGAAGCTGA
- a CDS encoding LLM class flavin-dependent oxidoreductase: MPITSEPLRKLGFLTIGLFDEADPAAGHESTLQVIQLGEELGFDSAWVRHRHLQFGISSPVAVLAAATQRTSRIELGTAVIPLGWENPLRLAEDLATVDVLSGGRLNPGLSVGEPRHYDHLAPALYPDTASAEDFSYQRVERLLGFIRGEKATDFSGTEGIEEYSPRVQPHSPGLADRLWYGGGSTRSARWAGEHRMNYLASSVVRAEDPDATEIDFAAIQAAQIREFRAHHPLGADARVSQGLVVIPTDSASPEQRAKYKAYAASRLPRVGKAHGPARMTFAEDLVGTSASIAERLYADAAFREVSEVAFALPFSFEHADYVQILTDIATRLGPELGWKPAA, encoded by the coding sequence GTGCCGATCACCTCGGAACCGTTGCGCAAGCTGGGATTCCTCACGATCGGGCTGTTCGACGAGGCCGATCCCGCCGCCGGCCACGAGTCGACGCTGCAGGTCATCCAGCTCGGCGAGGAGCTCGGTTTCGACAGCGCGTGGGTGCGCCACCGGCACCTGCAGTTCGGCATCTCGTCGCCCGTCGCGGTTCTGGCCGCCGCCACGCAACGCACGAGCCGCATCGAGCTGGGCACCGCGGTGATCCCCCTGGGCTGGGAAAACCCGCTGCGCCTCGCCGAAGACCTCGCCACGGTCGACGTCCTCTCCGGCGGGCGCCTCAACCCCGGCCTGAGCGTCGGCGAGCCGCGCCACTACGACCACCTCGCGCCCGCGCTGTACCCCGACACCGCGTCGGCCGAGGACTTCAGCTACCAGCGCGTGGAACGCCTCCTGGGCTTCATCCGAGGCGAGAAAGCCACGGACTTCAGTGGCACCGAGGGCATCGAGGAGTACTCGCCCCGCGTCCAGCCGCACTCCCCCGGCCTCGCCGACCGCCTCTGGTACGGCGGCGGCAGCACCCGCTCGGCCCGCTGGGCCGGCGAGCACCGCATGAACTACCTGGCCAGCAGCGTCGTGCGCGCCGAGGATCCCGACGCCACGGAGATCGACTTCGCCGCCATCCAGGCCGCGCAGATCCGCGAGTTCCGCGCCCACCACCCCCTCGGCGCCGACGCCCGCGTGTCCCAGGGCCTGGTCGTCATCCCGACCGACAGCGCGAGCCCCGAGCAGCGCGCGAAGTACAAGGCGTACGCCGCTTCCCGCCTGCCCCGCGTCGGCAAGGCCCACGGCCCCGCCCGCATGACCTTCGCGGAAGACCTGGTGGGCACGTCGGCTTCCATCGCCGAGCGGCTCTACGCGGACGCCGCGTTCCGGGAGGTGTCGGAGGTCGCATTCGCGCTGCCCTTCAGCTTCGAGCACGCCGACTACGTGCAGATCCTCACGGACATCGCCACCCGGCTGGGCCCTGAGCTGGGCTGGAAACCGGCCGCTTGA
- a CDS encoding MFS transporter has translation MGSWGRLQLVAVFGSAGEGLVLSAIPLLAVSITTDPREISLVTVAGQAPWLLLSLFAGVVIDRVRRTAVLAGAYAVLAAAAVALAAAGSLHELSLPVVAVVAFVVTTAQVFGDGASGALVPDVVGPDRLAAANARLQVIDRGLVQFVVPPATGVLLGIGAGIPAWGATAAAVVAFALVRGIPSAPPVKSPAHPLRDIGEGLRYLVGTPLLRSITITVALGSFAASAGNAMLVLFATQVLHLGPVGYGGLLACLAVGWVASSFVVDRVVRRLGYSWSMRLAQSCGVVAQLAIALVPPWPPVVGLVLVFLTATTLVWNVCSQSSRQRFTPSPLLGRVLTSHRALAWGLTPLGALAGGFVAAHVSLRAVWVMSALIQLVGAAVVWWQFSPAAFRDAELAQARLGSFHPGRGK, from the coding sequence ATGGGGTCGTGGGGGCGGTTGCAGCTGGTCGCGGTGTTCGGATCGGCGGGGGAAGGCCTGGTGCTCTCGGCGATTCCGCTGCTGGCCGTGTCGATCACGACGGACCCGCGGGAGATTTCGCTGGTGACGGTGGCCGGGCAGGCGCCGTGGTTGCTGTTGTCGTTGTTCGCGGGCGTGGTGATCGACCGGGTGCGGCGGACGGCAGTGCTGGCGGGGGCGTACGCCGTGCTCGCCGCGGCCGCCGTGGCGCTCGCCGCGGCCGGATCGCTGCACGAACTGAGCCTGCCCGTGGTGGCGGTGGTGGCGTTCGTGGTCACCACGGCGCAGGTGTTCGGCGACGGCGCCAGCGGCGCGCTCGTGCCGGACGTCGTGGGACCCGACCGGCTGGCGGCGGCGAACGCGCGGCTGCAGGTGATCGACCGGGGGCTGGTGCAGTTCGTCGTCCCGCCGGCGACGGGGGTGCTGCTCGGGATCGGGGCGGGGATTCCGGCGTGGGGCGCCACGGCGGCGGCGGTCGTGGCGTTCGCCTTGGTACGCGGGATTCCGTCGGCGCCGCCGGTGAAGTCGCCGGCGCATCCGTTGCGCGACATCGGCGAAGGGCTGCGGTACCTGGTGGGCACGCCGCTGCTGCGGTCGATCACGATCACCGTCGCGCTGGGGTCGTTCGCGGCGAGCGCGGGCAACGCGATGCTGGTGCTCTTCGCGACGCAGGTGCTGCACCTCGGCCCCGTCGGCTACGGCGGGCTGCTCGCGTGCCTGGCCGTCGGCTGGGTCGCGTCGTCGTTCGTGGTGGACCGGGTGGTGCGGCGGCTGGGTTACTCGTGGTCGATGCGGCTGGCGCAGAGCTGCGGCGTGGTGGCGCAGCTCGCCATCGCTTTGGTGCCGCCGTGGCCGCCGGTCGTGGGGCTGGTGCTCGTGTTCCTCACGGCGACCACGCTCGTGTGGAACGTCTGTTCCCAGTCCTCACGCCAGCGCTTCACGCCGTCGCCGCTGCTGGGCCGTGTGCTCACCAGCCACCGCGCGCTGGCGTGGGGACTGACGCCCCTGGGCGCGCTCGCGGGCGGGTTCGTCGCCGCGCACGTGAGTCTGCGCGCGGTGTGGGTGATGAGCGCGTTGATCCAGCTGGTCGGCGCCGCGGTGGTGTGGTGGCAGTTCTCGCCCGCCGCCTTCCGCGACGCCGAGCTCGCTCAGGCGCGCTTGGGCAGCTTCCACCCGGGGCGGGGGAAGTGA
- a CDS encoding alpha-glucosidase — protein MNTPRWWQTATVYQIYPRSFADSNGDGVGDLRGIIGKLDHLSALGIDVVWLSPVYPSPQDDNGYDISDYYGIDPVFGTLADFDELLAEAHARDIRVVMDLVVNHTSDEHPWFVESRDPASPRHDWYWWRRQPNNWGSRFSGPAWEQDPDSGEYYLHLFSRKQPDLNWENPELRREIHRMMRWWLDRGVDGFRMDVINFIAKPVSLPDAPLGPGDLYGDAESLYANGPRLHEFLQEMHREVFADRADRLLTVGETPGTSVSDAELLTDPARHELDMVFQFDHVELDQGHSKWDVRPFDLAALKRTLARWQVGLADRGWNSLYWNNHDQPRIVSRWGDDGPWRELSATALATVLHLHRGTPYVYQGEELGMTNVPFSSIDDFADIQSRNHYFEATGPLGQSPVEVLAALRARSRDNARTPMQWTASSQAGFTSGTPWLRVNPNHTTINAASQVDDPASVFSHYRRLIALRHSEPLVVSGRYSLLEPDHRRLFAFTRVDGDHGLLVLANLWHTPLDVPPSAVAGWPSATLVLGNYPGPASVGAQLRPWEAVVFRR, from the coding sequence ATGAACACGCCTCGTTGGTGGCAGACCGCCACCGTGTACCAGATCTACCCGCGCAGCTTCGCCGACTCGAACGGCGACGGCGTCGGCGACCTGCGCGGCATCATCGGCAAGCTCGACCACCTCAGCGCGCTGGGCATCGACGTGGTGTGGCTTTCGCCGGTGTACCCGTCGCCGCAGGACGACAACGGCTACGACATCAGTGACTACTACGGCATCGACCCGGTGTTCGGCACGCTCGCCGACTTCGACGAGCTGCTGGCCGAAGCGCACGCGCGCGACATCCGCGTGGTGATGGATCTCGTGGTGAACCACACCTCGGACGAGCACCCGTGGTTCGTCGAGTCGCGCGACCCCGCGAGCCCCCGGCACGACTGGTACTGGTGGCGCCGCCAGCCCAACAACTGGGGCTCGCGCTTCTCGGGCCCGGCGTGGGAGCAGGACCCGGATTCGGGCGAGTACTACCTGCACCTGTTTTCGCGCAAGCAGCCGGACCTCAACTGGGAGAACCCGGAGCTGCGCCGGGAGATCCACCGCATGATGCGCTGGTGGCTCGACCGCGGCGTCGACGGCTTCCGCATGGACGTCATCAACTTCATCGCGAAGCCCGTTTCACTGCCCGATGCGCCGCTCGGCCCCGGCGACCTCTACGGCGACGCGGAATCCCTGTACGCCAACGGCCCCCGCCTACACGAGTTCCTGCAGGAGATGCACCGCGAGGTCTTCGCCGACCGCGCCGACCGGCTCCTGACGGTCGGCGAGACGCCCGGTACGTCCGTTTCCGATGCCGAGCTCCTCACCGACCCGGCGCGCCACGAGCTCGACATGGTGTTCCAGTTCGACCACGTGGAGCTCGACCAGGGGCACTCGAAGTGGGACGTGCGGCCGTTCGACCTGGCGGCGCTGAAACGCACCCTCGCTCGCTGGCAGGTCGGCCTCGCCGACCGCGGCTGGAACAGCCTCTACTGGAACAACCACGACCAGCCCCGCATCGTCTCCCGCTGGGGCGACGACGGTCCCTGGCGTGAGCTGTCGGCCACCGCGTTGGCCACCGTCCTTCATCTGCACCGCGGCACGCCCTATGTCTACCAAGGCGAGGAACTCGGCATGACCAACGTGCCGTTCTCCTCGATCGACGACTTCGCCGACATCCAGTCCCGCAACCACTACTTCGAGGCGACTGGCCCTCTGGGGCAGTCCCCTGTCGAGGTCTTGGCCGCCCTCCGCGCGCGCTCCCGCGACAACGCCCGCACCCCGATGCAGTGGACCGCCTCATCCCAGGCCGGCTTCACTTCGGGCACGCCGTGGCTGCGCGTGAACCCCAACCACACGACGATCAATGCCGCGTCCCAAGTGGACGATCCGGCGTCGGTGTTCTCCCACTACCGCCGTCTGATCGCTCTGCGGCATTCGGAGCCGCTGGTGGTTTCGGGCCGGTACTCGCTGCTGGAGCCTGATCACCGCCGGCTGTTCGCCTTCACCCGCGTGGACGGCGACCACGGGTTGCTGGTGCTGGCCAACTTGTGGCATACCCCGCTCGACGTACCACCGTCCGCGGTGGCCGGTTGGCCTTCCGCCACGCTCGTTCTGGGCAATTACCCGGGCCCGGCGTCGGTGGGTGCGCAGCTCCGCCCCTGGGAGGCCGTCGTCTTCCGCCGCTGA
- a CDS encoding class I SAM-dependent methyltransferase has translation MTANLTEFYGHDTDEDTRLTRSAHGKLEFLRTQELVRRALNGKALRVLDVGGGTGVHARWLAADGHSVHVVDPVPRHVEVAAGIPGVTAELGDARALTWPDASADVVLLFGPLYHLVEAEDRTLALAEALRVLRPGGLLCAAAISRYLSLLEVSTTGRLDARMDGAVGEVIGTGKYDGHVGFVPAHFHTAAELGGEVRTAGVRDVEVFGVEGPAWAALDVAGAAIRDEHLESALQCARLVERDSHMINASAHLLAVGKA, from the coding sequence ATGACGGCAAACCTCACTGAGTTCTACGGCCACGATACCGACGAGGACACCCGGCTGACCCGCTCGGCGCACGGGAAGCTGGAGTTCCTGCGGACGCAGGAGTTGGTGCGGCGGGCGCTGAACGGGAAGGCGTTGCGGGTGCTCGACGTCGGCGGTGGAACCGGTGTGCACGCGCGCTGGCTCGCCGCCGACGGTCACTCCGTGCACGTCGTCGACCCGGTGCCCCGGCATGTCGAGGTCGCGGCCGGGATCCCCGGCGTCACAGCGGAACTCGGCGACGCGCGGGCGCTCACGTGGCCGGACGCGAGCGCGGACGTCGTCCTGCTCTTCGGGCCGCTCTACCACCTCGTCGAGGCCGAGGACCGAACGTTGGCGCTGGCCGAAGCGCTGCGCGTACTCCGTCCTGGTGGCCTCCTGTGCGCCGCGGCGATCAGCCGCTACCTGTCCCTTCTGGAGGTGAGTACGACCGGGCGCCTCGACGCGCGGATGGACGGCGCCGTCGGCGAGGTCATCGGCACGGGAAAGTACGACGGGCACGTCGGATTCGTCCCCGCGCACTTCCACACCGCTGCGGAGCTGGGTGGCGAGGTCCGAACCGCCGGCGTGCGGGACGTCGAGGTGTTCGGCGTGGAAGGCCCCGCCTGGGCCGCGCTCGACGTGGCGGGCGCGGCGATCCGGGACGAGCACCTGGAATCGGCGCTGCAGTGCGCCCGGCTGGTCGAGCGGGATTCCCACATGATCAACGCCAGCGCGCACCTTCTCGCCGTCGGAAAGGCTTAG
- a CDS encoding APC family permease has product MRRSVGFYGLMFVSLGSIIGSGWLLGALKAAKVAGPASLVSWVLTAVIMATLALVHAELGAAYPVAGGTARYPALAYGVLGGFVGGWVAWLQAVALAPVEVEASLEYLDNVTWIKEHLNLLSPSGTLTASGFGWATLLMAIFTMINLVGVKLLSESNSATVIWKTAVPVLTVVVLLSLRFHPGNFTAGGGFAPHGAHGIFAALPVGVVFALQGFEQAVQVGGEARDPQKDLSRAIIVAMVIGTIVYLLLEVAFIGALDPAALLKGWDNPIAQGSFGPYATLATLAGAGWLSYVLYADAFVSPAGTGMLYLGTSARLSYAMGRERTLPKGLGKLNVRGVPVWSIGLSFVVGEIAFLPFPSWQSLVSVITSATALMYAFAPVSMIALRRRDPDRPRPYRAPMPKVLAPAGFVAANLIIYWSGFDTTWKIMIAVVIGFGLFLIARVTSPKLERIPIDWKAAQWIVPWLAGHVLIGYFGRYGESGNISALPEWIDLLVVIVFSLAVFYWAVNLAVDSDKVKAAVEREALELAVQ; this is encoded by the coding sequence ATGCGCAGATCGGTCGGCTTCTACGGCCTGATGTTCGTTTCGCTCGGCTCGATCATCGGCTCCGGGTGGCTGCTCGGCGCGCTCAAGGCGGCGAAGGTGGCGGGTCCCGCGTCGCTCGTGTCGTGGGTGCTCACCGCGGTCATCATGGCCACGCTTGCCCTGGTCCACGCGGAACTCGGCGCGGCCTACCCGGTCGCCGGCGGCACGGCCCGGTACCCCGCGCTCGCGTACGGAGTGCTCGGCGGGTTCGTCGGCGGCTGGGTCGCGTGGCTGCAGGCGGTGGCGCTCGCGCCGGTGGAGGTCGAGGCGAGTCTCGAATACCTCGACAACGTCACCTGGATCAAGGAACACCTGAATCTGCTGAGTCCCTCGGGCACGCTCACCGCGAGCGGATTCGGCTGGGCGACGCTGCTAATGGCGATCTTCACGATGATCAACCTCGTCGGCGTGAAATTGCTGTCGGAAAGCAATTCGGCGACGGTGATCTGGAAGACCGCGGTGCCGGTGCTGACCGTGGTCGTGCTGCTGTCGCTGCGCTTCCACCCGGGCAACTTCACCGCGGGCGGCGGCTTCGCGCCGCACGGTGCCCACGGCATCTTCGCCGCGCTGCCGGTCGGCGTGGTGTTCGCGTTGCAGGGCTTCGAACAGGCCGTGCAGGTGGGCGGCGAGGCGCGCGACCCGCAGAAGGACCTGTCGCGCGCGATCATCGTCGCGATGGTCATCGGCACGATCGTCTACTTGTTGCTGGAGGTCGCGTTCATCGGCGCGCTCGACCCGGCCGCGCTGCTCAAGGGCTGGGACAACCCGATCGCGCAAGGCTCCTTCGGCCCGTACGCCACGCTGGCGACCCTCGCCGGTGCCGGCTGGCTGTCGTACGTGCTCTACGCCGACGCCTTCGTCTCCCCGGCCGGCACGGGCATGCTCTACCTCGGCACGTCGGCGCGCCTGTCGTACGCGATGGGCCGCGAGCGCACGCTGCCGAAGGGCCTGGGCAAGCTCAACGTGCGCGGGGTGCCGGTCTGGTCGATCGGGTTGTCGTTCGTGGTCGGCGAGATCGCGTTCCTGCCGTTCCCGAGCTGGCAGTCGCTGGTCAGCGTGATCACCTCGGCCACCGCGCTGATGTACGCGTTCGCCCCGGTCTCGATGATCGCGCTGCGCAGGCGCGACCCGGACCGCCCGCGCCCGTACCGCGCGCCGATGCCGAAGGTGCTGGCGCCCGCGGGCTTCGTGGCCGCGAACCTGATCATCTACTGGAGCGGTTTCGACACCACGTGGAAGATCATGATCGCCGTGGTGATCGGCTTCGGCCTGTTCCTCATCGCCCGTGTGACCAGCCCCAAGCTGGAACGCATCCCGATCGACTGGAAGGCCGCGCAGTGGATCGTGCCGTGGCTCGCCGGCCACGTGCTCATCGGCTACTTCGGCCGCTACGGCGAGTCGGGCAACATCAGCGCCCTGCCGGAGTGGATCGACCTGCTGGTGGTGATCGTGTTCAGCCTGGCGGTGTTCTACTGGGCCGTGAACCTCGCGGTCGACAGTGACAAAGTGAAGGCAGCGGTCGAGCGAGAGGCGCTGGAGCTGGCCGTGCAGTGA
- a CDS encoding LysR family transcriptional regulator: protein MDTRRLQFLLELSRLGSMRAVADVLDTTTSTVSQQIAALALETGAPLLEPDGRRVRLTPAGQRLAEHAVTILAAVEAARADLDPHAEPAGTVRVAGFATAIRRALLPAADRLARTHPRVRLVISEYEPAEAMTQLLADDVDLALIYDYDLAPATTDRSLDVRPLWTAAWGLGVPATEAGRVAGEGTLAVFEAFRDHDWIGNSRNRADEDVVRTLASMAGFTPRVTHLADSLDLVEDLIVAGPGVGLLPVARPTRPEVALLPLTGPDVRLRSFTATRRGRDAWPPLALVLDLLRRRYDGEP from the coding sequence ATGGACACCCGCAGGCTGCAGTTCCTCCTCGAGCTGTCGCGGCTCGGCTCGATGCGCGCCGTCGCGGATGTGCTCGACACCACCACGTCGACGGTGTCGCAGCAGATCGCCGCACTGGCGCTGGAGACGGGCGCGCCGCTGCTCGAACCGGACGGCCGCCGCGTCCGCTTGACCCCGGCCGGGCAGCGGCTGGCCGAGCACGCCGTGACGATCCTGGCCGCCGTGGAGGCCGCGCGGGCGGACCTCGACCCGCACGCGGAGCCGGCGGGCACCGTGCGGGTGGCGGGCTTCGCCACGGCGATCCGGCGTGCGCTGCTGCCGGCGGCCGACCGGCTGGCGCGGACGCATCCACGGGTTCGGCTGGTGATCAGCGAGTACGAACCTGCCGAAGCCATGACCCAGCTGCTGGCCGACGACGTCGACCTCGCGCTGATCTACGACTACGACCTCGCGCCCGCGACCACCGACCGGTCGCTCGACGTCCGTCCTCTGTGGACGGCCGCGTGGGGGCTGGGCGTGCCGGCGACGGAAGCGGGCCGCGTGGCCGGCGAGGGCACACTGGCCGTGTTCGAGGCCTTTCGCGACCACGACTGGATCGGCAACTCCCGCAACCGCGCCGACGAGGACGTGGTGCGCACGCTGGCGTCGATGGCCGGGTTCACCCCGCGCGTCACGCACCTGGCCGACAGCCTCGATCTCGTGGAGGACCTGATCGTCGCGGGGCCCGGCGTCGGGTTGCTGCCGGTCGCGCGCCCGACGCGGCCGGAGGTGGCGCTGCTGCCGCTGACCGGGCCGGACGTGCGGCTGCGCTCGTTCACGGCCACCCGGCGCGGGCGGGACGCGTGGCCGCCGCTCGCGCTCGTGCTCGACCTGCTGCGGCGCCGCTACGATGGCGAACCATGA